Proteins from one Chroococcidiopsis sp. CCMEE 29 genomic window:
- the deoC gene encoding deoxyribose-phosphate aldolase gives MAADYPEIDIAPLIDHALLTPIATPEQVVQWCEQADRFQFAAVCVYPAYVRQAFELLQGKNPKVCTVIGFPTGATTSAVKLYEAQDAVENGATELDVVINLGWLKAGKTEELHREVAEICEETGQTVKAILETTLLTDAEKRLAAEICMDAGVAFLKTSTGWHGGATVADVRLLKEVAKEQVGIKASGGIRTHDQALELVVAGATRLGTSRGPDLIRQRDTLDKEARG, from the coding sequence ATGGCGGCAGACTATCCGGAAATTGATATTGCTCCACTGATCGACCACGCCCTATTAACTCCCATAGCAACGCCGGAACAAGTAGTTCAATGGTGTGAACAAGCAGACCGATTTCAGTTTGCAGCGGTTTGCGTTTATCCTGCCTACGTGCGTCAAGCCTTTGAACTTTTGCAAGGGAAAAATCCTAAAGTCTGTACAGTGATTGGTTTTCCTACTGGAGCAACAACATCAGCGGTAAAGCTTTATGAGGCTCAGGATGCTGTAGAAAATGGTGCAACAGAATTAGATGTTGTTATTAATCTGGGCTGGTTAAAAGCTGGAAAAACTGAGGAACTACACCGGGAAGTAGCGGAAATCTGCGAAGAAACGGGACAAACAGTCAAGGCTATTTTGGAAACCACTCTGCTGACGGATGCAGAGAAACGACTGGCAGCTGAAATATGTATGGATGCAGGGGTAGCTTTTTTGAAAACTAGTACAGGCTGGCATGGAGGGGCAACTGTAGCAGATGTGCGATTGCTCAAAGAAGTTGCAAAGGAGCAAGTGGGCATTAAGGCATCCGGGGGCATTCGCACCCATGATCAAGCCTTAGAATTAGTTGTGGCAGGTGCAACACGATTAGGCACATCTCGCGGTCCTGATTTGATCCGCCAGCGCGATACCCTGGATAAAGAGGCAAGAGGCTAA
- the recO gene encoding DNA repair protein RecO, whose translation MSRTYKAVGINLKSMPLGESDRLLTILTQELGLIRAVASGARKHNSKLGGRSGLFVVNELLLAKGRSLDKITQAETIESYPGLSQDLGKLAASQYLAEMILAQALSEQPQAELFSLLNEHLSRLERLPNNSATLVLAHLSHAVFHLLALAGITPQVQVCCVTQRALTPDFTDPDWRVGFSVPTGGTVSLAALKRLQAEGRGMLPQSSRSRILKPRAVNYVVSSSDMLSENNSSFKAGSVAEATGKSYQTVVHHQEIPLLNTRLKATELALLQQLAEPELPQLNANLPDQQFSLDTTWISVEQVLRQYAQYHLGRPIRSAALIDSYFASLPTLP comes from the coding sequence ATGAGTCGAACTTATAAAGCTGTTGGAATTAATCTTAAAAGTATGCCACTAGGCGAGTCAGATCGGCTACTGACAATTTTGACACAGGAGCTTGGTCTAATTCGGGCAGTGGCATCAGGGGCACGTAAGCACAACTCAAAGCTAGGTGGCAGAAGTGGGTTGTTTGTAGTTAATGAGCTATTGCTTGCTAAAGGGCGATCGCTCGATAAAATCACTCAAGCCGAAACTATTGAATCTTATCCAGGTCTAAGTCAAGATCTGGGCAAACTGGCAGCTAGTCAGTACCTGGCAGAAATGATACTTGCTCAGGCTTTAAGTGAACAACCCCAAGCAGAATTGTTTTCCCTACTAAATGAACATCTCAGCCGTTTGGAACGGTTGCCTAATAATTCTGCCACTTTAGTGTTAGCCCATCTTTCCCATGCTGTCTTTCACCTATTAGCCTTAGCAGGGATAACGCCTCAAGTGCAAGTTTGTTGTGTAACTCAGCGTGCTTTGACACCAGACTTTACAGATCCAGACTGGCGAGTAGGGTTTAGCGTACCAACGGGTGGCACAGTTAGTTTAGCAGCATTGAAACGCCTACAAGCTGAAGGACGAGGCATGCTACCGCAGTCCTCTCGGTCGAGGATCTTAAAGCCGCGAGCGGTCAACTATGTTGTTTCCTCTAGTGACATGTTGAGTGAAAACAACAGTTCCTTCAAAGCAGGGAGTGTAGCTGAGGCAACTGGGAAAAGCTACCAAACAGTTGTTCATCACCAAGAAATACCATTACTAAATACTCGTCTTAAGGCAACAGAACTCGCCTTACTCCAGCAACTAGCTGAGCCAGAGCTACCCCAGCTAAACGCAAACTTACCAGACCAGCAGTTTTCTTTAGATACTACCTGGATATCTGTTGAACAGGTTTTACGTCAATATGCTCAGTATCACCTGGGTCGACCTATTCGCTCCGCTGCCCTGATTGATAGTTATTTCGCTTCCTTGCCGACTCTGCCATAA
- a CDS encoding MFS transporter: MIQPSDWDTEIFKPFYTSHLRNTAVGRVSHTRLDTSKSILSQIGVKTHFLSEEHQITNIPSSNGAFRSEKSEVNGGMVEGKPPVVEQLSEVAINAAPSKHNSKDISVAPESGGFGSDDKDSIVTDTESEDAKEPGLLPVLRNRNFLALWSGQVFSQLADKVYLVLMIALISTRFQTGNQSISGWVSAIMMAFTIPAVLFGSVAGVYVDRWSKKAVLVVTNLLRGILVLSIPVLLWLTQEWGTLAGLPMSFGILLGLSFLISTLTQFFAPAEQATIPLVVERHHLLSANSLYTTTMMALVVVGFAVGEPLLAIADTITDQLGVGEGIGKELVVGGSYAIAGLVLLLLRTGEKHHPTDQQSPHVWQDLRDGLRYLGENHRVRNALIQLVILFSIFAALAVLAVRLAEVIPGLKPSQFGFLLAAGGLGIAAGATLLGQFGQRFSHTQLSLCGSVGMAASLVGLSVFTNQLWIAFLLLAFLGGFAALVAIPMQTTIQKDTPAEMRGKVFGLQNNVINIALSLPLALAGVAETFIGLQAVFLSLAAIAIAGGLLTWYICRTEQETL, translated from the coding sequence ATGATACAACCATCTGATTGGGATACAGAAATTTTCAAGCCGTTCTATACCTCGCACTTACGTAACACGGCGGTGGGTCGAGTTTCCCATACCCGTCTAGATACTTCCAAGTCTATACTTAGTCAGATAGGGGTCAAAACTCACTTCTTGTCTGAAGAACATCAGATAACAAATATACCTTCTTCTAATGGGGCGTTCCGCAGCGAGAAAAGTGAAGTTAATGGTGGAATGGTGGAGGGTAAACCTCCAGTAGTAGAACAGTTAAGTGAAGTAGCTATTAACGCTGCACCCTCAAAGCATAACAGTAAAGATATTAGTGTAGCGCCGGAGTCGGGAGGATTTGGTTCTGACGACAAAGATAGTATAGTCACGGATACAGAATCTGAGGATGCTAAAGAGCCTGGGCTTCTGCCGGTACTGAGAAACCGCAATTTTCTTGCTCTATGGAGTGGTCAAGTCTTTTCTCAGCTGGCGGACAAGGTTTATTTGGTGCTAATGATTGCGCTAATTTCGACTCGCTTTCAGACAGGAAACCAGAGTATTAGTGGCTGGGTATCTGCAATCATGATGGCATTTACCATTCCAGCAGTACTTTTTGGTTCGGTTGCGGGTGTGTATGTAGATCGGTGGTCTAAAAAGGCGGTGCTGGTCGTAACAAATCTTTTGCGCGGCATCCTAGTGCTGTCAATCCCAGTGCTGCTGTGGCTGACTCAGGAGTGGGGAACCTTAGCTGGGTTACCAATGAGTTTTGGCATTTTACTGGGTCTTTCTTTCCTAATTTCCACGCTGACGCAGTTCTTTGCCCCGGCTGAGCAGGCAACGATTCCGCTGGTGGTCGAGCGTCATCATCTACTATCGGCTAACTCGCTCTACACGACTACGATGATGGCTTTAGTGGTAGTAGGATTTGCAGTGGGGGAGCCGCTATTGGCGATCGCCGATACTATAACAGATCAACTGGGTGTAGGGGAAGGGATTGGCAAAGAACTGGTGGTAGGCGGCAGTTATGCGATCGCTGGACTGGTTTTATTGCTGCTCAGAACGGGTGAAAAACACCACCCTACCGATCAACAATCTCCCCACGTTTGGCAAGACCTACGCGATGGGTTACGTTACTTAGGAGAAAATCATCGCGTCCGCAATGCTCTGATTCAACTTGTAATTTTATTCTCCATTTTTGCTGCCTTAGCTGTGCTTGCCGTTCGTTTGGCAGAGGTAATTCCAGGCTTGAAGCCTTCCCAATTCGGCTTTTTGCTGGCAGCTGGAGGACTGGGAATTGCTGCTGGAGCCACACTTCTAGGGCAGTTCGGTCAGCGCTTTTCCCATACTCAGTTGAGTCTTTGTGGTTCCGTGGGTATGGCAGCTTCACTGGTGGGTCTGTCTGTATTTACCAATCAACTGTGGATCGCCTTTTTGTTGCTCGCCTTCTTAGGCGGCTTTGCAGCACTGGTCGCTATCCCGATGCAGACCACAATTCAAAAAGATACTCCTGCCGAAATGCGTGGTAAAGTCTTTGGACTCCAGAACAATGTAATTAACATTGCCTTGAGTTTGCCGCTGGCGTTAGCAGGCGTGGCAGAGACCTTCATCGGGTTACAGGCAGTTTTTCTGAGTTTGGCAGCGATCGCGATCGCAGGAGGGCTTCTAACCTGGTATATTTGCCGTACAGAGCAAGAAACGCTATGA
- a CDS encoding glycosyltransferase family 4 protein: MHIAWIGKKSPFCGNVTYSREVTNALLDRGHQVSFLHFAQEESDPHNWPDCPEVTLPFLYKSQVYTIPSLKATKVLTESLRQLKPDLVHASLTLSPLDFLLPEICAELNLPLIATFHTPFSSKGAKLKSGTQLLAYQLYAPFLVNYDRVIIFSQVQRDLLARLGVPAENVAVIPNGVDVQKYSPGPSKIKAELKAERLFVYQGRLATEKNVEALLRAWKQSEMQPGSKLLVVGDGPLTPALKPFYGPEYGILWMGFVADENRRLEILRGCDAFILPSLVEGLSISLLEAMACGLACLATNVGADGEVLENGAGILLNPRRVTSQLSTLLPLFQDHPELTTLLGQKARKRVLERYTLSRNITQLERLYNQVLEQRQSSGVMSYKF, from the coding sequence ATGCATATTGCCTGGATTGGAAAAAAATCACCCTTTTGTGGCAATGTTACTTACAGTCGAGAAGTTACTAATGCCTTACTAGACCGAGGACACCAGGTCAGTTTCCTTCATTTTGCTCAAGAAGAATCTGACCCACATAATTGGCCAGACTGCCCAGAAGTTACTCTGCCCTTTCTTTACAAGTCGCAGGTCTACACAATTCCTTCGCTGAAAGCGACCAAGGTTTTAACTGAATCGCTACGCCAGCTGAAACCAGATTTAGTACATGCGTCCTTAACGCTGTCCCCCTTAGATTTCCTCCTACCCGAAATCTGTGCTGAGCTGAATTTACCCTTAATTGCGACCTTCCACACGCCCTTTTCTAGTAAAGGAGCAAAACTGAAATCGGGAACGCAACTCCTGGCATATCAACTTTACGCCCCTTTCCTGGTTAACTACGATCGCGTCATTATCTTTTCTCAAGTTCAGCGAGATTTGTTGGCAAGACTGGGTGTACCGGCAGAGAACGTCGCCGTGATTCCTAATGGGGTAGATGTGCAAAAGTATTCTCCCGGTCCTTCCAAAATTAAGGCGGAATTGAAGGCAGAACGGCTGTTTGTCTACCAAGGACGGCTCGCAACTGAGAAGAATGTAGAAGCTCTTCTAAGAGCCTGGAAGCAGTCAGAAATGCAGCCAGGAAGCAAATTACTGGTTGTTGGTGATGGTCCCTTGACACCCGCTTTAAAGCCATTTTATGGACCTGAATACGGTATCTTGTGGATGGGATTTGTTGCTGATGAAAACCGGCGGCTGGAAATTCTGCGTGGATGCGACGCGTTTATCCTGCCTTCTTTAGTAGAAGGACTATCCATCTCTCTGCTAGAAGCGATGGCTTGCGGTCTTGCCTGTCTGGCAACGAATGTAGGTGCGGATGGGGAAGTGTTGGAAAACGGAGCCGGTATACTTCTTAATCCCAGGCGAGTGACATCACAATTATCCACCCTGCTGCCACTATTCCAAGATCATCCGGAGCTAACCACCTTGTTAGGGCAAAAAGCACGGAAGCGAGTGCTAGAACGCTACACCCTCAGTCGCAACATTACTCAGTTAGAACGACTCTATAACCAGGTTTTGGAGCAGCGGCAAAGTTCAGGAGTGATGAGTTATAAGTTTTGA
- a CDS encoding methylated-DNA--[protein]-cysteine S-methyltransferase: MTLELSPSCTEMKQAFYRKDASYDGVFFVAVRTTGIFCRPSCPARPKPENIEFFSTIRDAVFAGYRPCKRCHPLEVYGALPDWIVTLMQRLETTPDVKITAAELRSLGITPERARRWFREHYGMTFAEWCRGRRLANAFTQIREGATLDDVVFTNQYESHSGFREAFGKAFGVPPGQSQTSDFIATQMLETPLGAMLVGAVSEGVCLIEYTDRRMLEHNYATIRKQFGYPVLPVTNNHIERLRDELSRYFAGKLREFTIPLVPHGTAFQEKVWSELQRIPYGKTISYDQLARHISQPTAVRAVARANGMNRINILIPCHRVIGKDGHLTGYGGGLWRKRLLLELERTGKLPNDETIE; encoded by the coding sequence ATGACCTTAGAGCTCTCGCCATCATGCACCGAAATGAAGCAAGCGTTCTACCGTAAGGATGCTAGTTATGACGGTGTGTTTTTTGTGGCTGTCCGCACCACAGGTATTTTCTGTCGCCCCTCTTGTCCTGCTCGCCCGAAACCGGAAAACATTGAATTCTTTTCCACAATTCGGGATGCCGTTTTTGCAGGTTATCGTCCGTGCAAACGATGTCATCCGCTGGAGGTGTATGGGGCACTGCCCGATTGGATTGTAACGTTGATGCAGCGTCTAGAAACCACACCAGATGTCAAAATCACAGCCGCAGAGCTTCGTTCGCTGGGAATAACTCCCGAACGAGCCCGGCGCTGGTTTCGAGAGCATTACGGGATGACGTTTGCAGAATGGTGTCGCGGACGACGATTGGCGAATGCTTTCACTCAAATCCGAGAGGGAGCCACACTCGATGATGTTGTCTTCACCAATCAATATGAATCTCATAGTGGTTTTAGAGAAGCCTTTGGTAAAGCCTTTGGTGTCCCGCCAGGGCAGAGCCAAACCAGTGACTTTATTGCAACGCAAATGTTAGAAACACCTCTAGGAGCAATGCTTGTTGGTGCAGTCAGTGAAGGTGTATGTTTGATTGAATATACAGATAGGCGAATGCTAGAGCATAACTATGCCACAATCCGTAAACAGTTTGGCTATCCAGTTTTGCCTGTCACAAATAATCATATTGAGCGTCTGCGAGATGAACTTTCTCGTTATTTCGCCGGTAAGCTGAGGGAGTTTACGATTCCTTTGGTTCCTCACGGTACTGCATTTCAAGAAAAAGTTTGGTCAGAGCTACAGCGCATTCCCTATGGGAAAACAATTTCTTATGATCAACTTGCTCGACACATCAGTCAACCGACAGCAGTTCGTGCCGTAGCTAGAGCAAATGGGATGAATCGGATCAATATCCTCATTCCCTGCCATCGCGTGATTGGCAAAGATGGACACTTAACTGGATACGGCGGCGGACTTTGGCGAAAACGCTTGCTGTTGGAACTAGAACGTACTGGAAAATTGCCAAACGACGAGACAATTGAGTAA
- a CDS encoding DMT family transporter: MKPIDLARLFVLAALWGGSYLFIRIAAPVLGVFFTISLRVIFAACALGLYGAFTQQLSNLKSRWQSYLLLGLLNNAIPFILIALAVVNLNASVAAILNATTPLFTAVAAAIWLKEPLDKRKILGLSLGIIGVAILVGWSPLPLSLPVILGGLSALIAALSYGIAAVYARRRFMGNRATETAIGQLIGSSILLIPVTFTSIPNTIPSTEMILAVVTLAIACTAFAYLLYFQLISNTGATKAATVTFLIPVFSLLFGKILLGEPVNSGLIVGLITILLSVWLVINTKYQK, from the coding sequence ATGAAACCGATTGATTTAGCGCGTTTATTTGTACTAGCCGCGCTCTGGGGTGGTTCGTATTTATTTATCCGAATTGCAGCTCCCGTTTTAGGAGTATTCTTCACCATCAGCTTACGGGTCATTTTTGCAGCGTGTGCATTGGGTTTATATGGAGCGTTCACGCAACAACTCTCCAATCTCAAAAGCCGTTGGCAGTCCTATCTTCTATTAGGTTTACTGAATAATGCAATTCCTTTCATATTGATTGCGCTCGCTGTTGTCAATCTCAATGCATCGGTCGCAGCAATTCTTAATGCAACAACTCCTTTATTTACAGCAGTCGCAGCGGCTATTTGGCTCAAGGAACCATTAGATAAACGAAAAATTTTGGGTCTATCGCTTGGTATTATCGGGGTTGCCATCTTAGTTGGATGGAGTCCCTTACCACTATCGTTACCAGTAATTCTAGGAGGACTATCAGCTTTAATTGCTGCGCTCTCCTATGGTATTGCTGCTGTATATGCCCGTCGCAGATTTATGGGCAACCGAGCAACTGAAACCGCAATCGGGCAATTGATTGGTTCCAGCATTTTGCTTATTCCTGTTACTTTTACGTCTATCCCCAATACTATTCCCTCTACAGAAATGATTCTCGCAGTAGTCACACTTGCAATAGCGTGTACGGCTTTTGCCTATCTACTCTACTTTCAACTAATTTCCAACACAGGTGCAACCAAGGCAGCAACCGTCACTTTTCTGATTCCTGTTTTCAGTCTGCTATTTGGAAAAATTCTACTTGGTGAACCCGTTAACTCTGGCTTAATTGTTGGGCTTATAACAATTTTATTGAGCGTTTGGCTAGTCATCAATACAAAATACCAGAAATAA
- the secG gene encoding preprotein translocase subunit SecG: protein MTISNVVEAIWVFSAVGLTILVLLHSPKGDGIGAIGGQAQLFSSTKSAETTLNRVTWGLTVVFLGLTVVLSAGWLN from the coding sequence ATGACTATTTCTAACGTTGTAGAAGCTATTTGGGTATTTTCTGCTGTAGGCTTAACCATTTTGGTGTTGTTGCATAGCCCCAAAGGTGATGGGATTGGAGCCATTGGCGGACAAGCGCAGCTATTTAGCAGTACCAAAAGTGCAGAAACCACTTTGAACCGAGTCACTTGGGGGCTGACAGTGGTTTTTCTGGGCTTAACTGTGGTTCTGAGCGCGGGTTGGTTGAATTGA
- the gpmI gene encoding 2,3-bisphosphoglycerate-independent phosphoglycerate mutase has translation MTQAPVAPVVLVILDGWGYREEADGNAIAAAKTPVMNSLWAVYPKTLIRTSGKAVGLPEGQMGNSEVGHLNIGAGRVVPQELVRISDAVEDGSILRNPALVKICQDVLSRDSKLHLIGLCSEGGVHSHISHLSGLLDLAKAQQISKVCIHAITDGRDTTPTEGVEAIGQIQNYIDSTGIGRIVTISGRYYAMDRDRRWDRVKRAYDVMTKDEPRDSRSAIEVLQTSYAEGVTDEFIVPTRIAPGAVEPGDGVIFYNFRPDRARQLTKAFVDSDFDGFERAQISPLSFVTFTQYESDLPVAVAFEPQNLNNIIGQVIAQHGLKQFRTAETEKYAHVTYFFNGGLEEPFVGEDREMVSSPMVATYDRAPSMSAEAVTDVAIAAIKKRIYSLVVINYANPDMVGHSGQIPATIQAVETVDRCLGRLLEGISQVGGTAIVTADHGNAECLQDEQGNPWTAHTTNPVPLLLVEGEGAKIPGHGTNVTLRSDGCLADIAPTILEILQLPQPAEMNGQSLLKPAQYELQANRTPVQAAF, from the coding sequence ATGACCCAAGCACCTGTCGCTCCCGTGGTGCTAGTCATTTTAGACGGGTGGGGATACCGCGAAGAGGCAGACGGAAACGCGATTGCGGCCGCTAAGACCCCTGTGATGAACAGCCTCTGGGCTGTTTATCCTAAAACCCTCATCCGCACTTCTGGCAAAGCAGTTGGATTGCCAGAAGGACAAATGGGCAACTCTGAAGTAGGTCATCTCAATATTGGTGCTGGGCGAGTAGTTCCGCAAGAATTAGTCCGGATATCCGATGCCGTTGAAGACGGTTCCATCCTGCGTAATCCAGCACTGGTGAAAATTTGCCAGGATGTGCTTAGTCGAGATAGCAAGCTGCACTTGATAGGACTTTGCTCCGAAGGTGGGGTTCATTCCCATATTAGCCATTTGTCAGGATTACTTGACTTAGCCAAGGCACAACAAATCTCAAAAGTTTGCATCCATGCAATCACTGATGGTCGTGATACAACCCCAACAGAGGGGGTGGAAGCAATCGGGCAAATTCAAAATTATATTGACTCAACTGGCATCGGTCGCATTGTCACTATCAGCGGTCGCTATTACGCGATGGATCGAGATCGGCGTTGGGACAGAGTTAAACGCGCCTACGACGTAATGACGAAAGACGAACCGCGAGATAGCCGCTCTGCAATTGAAGTTTTGCAAACCTCCTACGCAGAAGGAGTGACAGATGAGTTCATCGTCCCGACGCGAATTGCTCCCGGAGCAGTAGAACCAGGTGATGGGGTGATATTTTACAACTTCCGTCCAGACCGAGCTAGACAGCTTACCAAAGCTTTTGTAGATTCGGACTTTGACGGTTTCGAGCGGGCACAAATCAGCCCCCTCTCTTTTGTCACATTTACTCAGTACGAGTCAGACTTGCCAGTGGCGGTTGCATTTGAGCCGCAAAACTTGAATAACATCATAGGGCAAGTGATTGCTCAGCATGGTCTGAAACAGTTTCGGACTGCAGAAACGGAAAAATACGCTCACGTCACATACTTCTTCAATGGTGGACTTGAAGAACCTTTTGTAGGAGAAGATCGGGAGATGGTGAGCAGCCCAATGGTGGCGACTTACGATCGCGCTCCTAGCATGTCAGCAGAGGCTGTGACAGATGTGGCGATCGCAGCAATTAAAAAACGCATCTACTCTCTAGTTGTGATTAACTACGCTAACCCAGATATGGTCGGACACAGCGGTCAGATTCCAGCCACGATTCAGGCAGTTGAAACTGTTGATCGCTGTTTGGGTCGGCTGCTCGAAGGCATTAGCCAAGTTGGAGGTACAGCAATTGTAACTGCCGATCATGGTAATGCAGAATGTCTGCAAGATGAGCAAGGCAATCCTTGGACAGCTCACACCACTAACCCAGTACCCCTGCTCCTAGTTGAAGGAGAAGGAGCCAAAATCCCTGGACATGGTACGAATGTTACACTACGAAGCGATGGTTGTCTCGCTGACATCGCCCCTACAATCCTGGAGATTTTACAGCTACCTCAACCGGCTGAGATGAATGGTCAATCTTTGCTCAAACCAGCACAATATGAATTGCAGGCTAATCGTACTCCCGTGCAAGCTGCCTTTTAA